Proteins encoded together in one Lathyrus oleraceus cultivar Zhongwan6 chromosome 5, CAAS_Psat_ZW6_1.0, whole genome shotgun sequence window:
- the LOC127079456 gene encoding uncharacterized protein LOC127079456: MAAYSSDDQLLMHFFQDSLSGESLDWYMQLEGNHIHTWREMAEAFLKHYQYNTDMAPNRTQLQNLTQKSEESFKEYAQQWRELAARVQPPFLERELVDMFMGNLQGPYLDRMVGSTSSGFSDLVLADERIENMIKMGKIQNSASISSASKKPFVPYGKKREGETNAASIIRTRNPTYPQVASIAPVQPSQQQPFAIPV, encoded by the coding sequence ATGGCTGCCTATTCTAGCGATGATCaacttttaatgcattttttcCAGGATTCCCTCAGTGGGGaatctttggattggtacatgcaACTTGAGGGCAACCATATTCATACATGGAGGGAAATGGCTGAGGCATTCCTCAAGCactatcagtacaacactgatatGGCACCTAATCGCACACAGTTGCAAAATCTGACTCAGAAGTCTGAGGAgtccttcaaagagtatgcccaacAGTGGAGGGAATTAGCTGCTAGGGTACAACCCCCATTTCTAGAAAGAGAACTGGTAGACATGTTTATGGGAAACCTGCAAGGTCCATACCTTGATAGAATGGTAGGGAGCACCTCTTCGGGATTTTCCGACCTAGTCTTAGCCGATGAAAGGATAGAAAATATGATTAAAATGGGAAAGATCCAAAACTCTGCCAGTATTTCTAGTGCATCTAAGAAACCTTTTGTTCCCTACGGTAAAAAACGAGAAGGCGAGACCAATGCCGCCTCCATCATTCGAACAAGAAATCCCACTTATCCACAAGTAGCCTCCATAGCTCCCGTCCAACCAAGTCAACAACAACCATTTGCAATTCCTGTTtaa